ttaagtttaatttttgaaagaaaaaagaagaaaagaaaagaaaaagaattaatgaaAGCGAAGGAAGTCAGATTTGAGCCAAATTCAATTTAATTCAagaggcccaaatcaaatacacctgaacccccccccccccggtccGGCCCAAACCCGTCCCAACCCGGTCCGTCACCagactaaaccaaacgacgtcgtttggacatgctttaatctgggccgttgaatTAATTTGATCAAACGGACCAGATTCTCACCCCATTTCCCAAACCCCGACTCGTTCCCACACCCGGACCGCCCCAGTTGAAACCAAAACGACCTCGTTTCCATTTATGATTTAATCAGAgccgttggattccaatcatccaacggCCCTAATTAAATCAAACATTTAATATATCAAACCCCCCAAACCCTTACCCCTCTCAGGACCCCCCTCCTTTGTTGTCCAGAGACACCCCTGTCTCTCACCGCCTCACACCACCGCCctccgcccaccgaaaatcgcctcacggcggtccCGGTggcccaaacaaccccaaattaacaccatcgaTTCCCCTTCATCTCCTCATGCCAAATCCCCACTCCCTTTTCCTCGAATCACCCCATAACTATTCGAATCTTGGATCGAAGTTCGGACCCCTGAACCCTAACCTACCCAATCgactccaaattaacaccacacaacCGCCTTGACCCCCTCATACCTAATCCATCACCAGTTTCCCTCGATTACCCTTGAAAcccctcgaatctggatttgaaaaaaaCAAACCCCAAATCCCAAAAATCCAAATCGTTAGATGCTTGAAGATTTGAGATCGAAATCAACCTTAGttgtgtgttctcagtcgagaacactcgattaaggtctattccgGCCACAAATTCGAAGAAAATCAAAGGCCTAATTAGAGACAGTATTCAAATATTTGGAGGTAGATTTCCTGATTttaattttttctattttcttatattattattatcttcttctACTCCTTTCACTGATTGAGAATTATTTTAAACTTCTGAAACAATTTCAACTCACCTGAGTGAGAAAGGTTTAGAATTGGTCTTCAAATTTGGTTTAAAGTTGTATGAGATATTGTTTGATTGGGGTTGTTGttgctgcttgtgattgttgttgttattactgCTGATCTTACCTCTTTTCGACTTTTATTTCCAGGTATGTAAGGACATTTGAACCTTGAAGTAAATCTAGACCAGAAGCCTATGAAATCAAGCTGAAATGATTGTTTTGTTCTTTCAAACAGAAGctattgtttttcttgtgatttctgCACATTTATCTCGTTAATCATTATGAGTAGTTAGTCATATAGTTTGTAGTCTATTTCCTTTTCAGACTTGGTATTTGCACCAATGTGTTATCAATAATGTTAGACTATTGGACTATTACAGTGATGTAAGTCAATGCTAAGCTCAGCCACACCTATGTATTGTTCATGAATGTCACTCATGTCTTTGGGAAACTGTTAGAATATGTAGAGGAGTTTGACCTTCCCTGTATCATGTTCATCTATAATTGTTTAGCTGAAAATCTGCCATGTTTCGCATTGTGCAAGCGGTACATTATTCTAGGTGCAAATTCTGATTGTGGCTCTCAATGGTTTGATTTGCTGGTTGTCCCATCGGATCTGATTTCTAGCACTTGTATAACCtttcaaaaaatgtaaaaatgtgGTTCAGTCCATGCTCTTCATGATATAGGTTTGGTTACTGAGGAGAATTTGCTAGGACCTACCTGCATTTTTTAGggaatatgcatttgttctaatGTGTTCATCGTAAGGTTTATTTTCAGAAGTTGGGGTTTTGTTGTCTTTGTCTGTTCTTATATcgaaatttattttattccgcTAAAGTTTGCTGGATTCGGATCATAGCTTTACTGTTAGTCTTCATAATTCAATCGTTAGTTTTAATACATGCCCGGTGGTATGATTCTTTGCGAGGGAGTTTCAAATGAATTATTAGAGAAATAGCTTTGGGCTTTAAGAAATCAGGTTTTGGACAATGGTTTGTGCTAATTCTTGGGGATTATGTCCAGCTCGCCTGGATATTCGAACTGGTCATGTGACCGGATTTAAAAGATGTAATTTCAAGCAAAAGAATATGGGCCTAGCAAATAAGCTGCCAGGCCCTTCTCCACATTAACATTTCTGGGCTGCAAATCCATGCGCCTCGAATTAGCCCATTTGTTGTTCACAATGTAGCTGGCCCATAACTTAAGGCCTTAGCAATCCTAACTTGATTTAGGGATAATTGTTGAATATTCGTAGAAAAACCTCTAAGgccgtttaaaatacaattgtgattgcgcacacgttcgcgtggcatgattacaattctaaaaactaaattcggagtatgcgttcgcgcaacttcgagcaaaccttcttaataataaaaaatgggttttcggaggttattaaattaaattagctcatatagtccgaggtatgccgcctaccatttaatcatacaaaaatgacaaatgtACGTAGTTTGTTTTAGGTTCGCGCAATTACGGCCAAACTTTTAAAATAGTAATAAAGAGTTGTTAATTATGGACAAAAATAGTGTTATAGCATCCTTAAGTCACAAATAGGTTAACTTTTTCTAATCATTCTTGTGAATAGACTATAAACTATAATAAACTTTCTTTATAAGATTGTAGTAAGTTTCTTTTACATAAAGAAAAGTTTGTCTTCTCTAATTAAACATTTATAATTTTTAACTACCTAGCCATGAAAGTTGGAAATTTCTAAGTGTTAATTTGGTAGgaatgttttatttttaaaaaaaaaagaagggagaaGAAAGATTATGTGCTAGAGAAAGATTATgtgcttaagatatataattcatAAAGTGCTCTAGGTAGCTTGTTTGAAGTTTTGTTTTAATATCAAAAGACTATAAAGTTTCATTTTTCGTTTTGCTCAGTTTTCTGTTAGCAAAGTTTGTCGCTTTGTGTGGTAATATTTTTGTTTTCTGTTAACATAGTTCTTAAGACTGCgagtatttaattttttttaaaaaaaatttaatcccAAAATGTGAGAATGAGGAAGGCTCACTGTTGATCTATAAAAATCTTACATCCACATATTTACATCAGAATCAAATCGATAGTATGCTTTTAGGTATGATCTTAATAAATCAATCATCGTGATTgcgtacatgttcgcgtgacataattacgattttcaaaataaattaaggtACGCGTCCGCACGACTttgactaagttttttttttaataaattaagtgttgtgaattgtgtacacgtacgcgtgacatgactcTTGACACGCCAAACCACACGAGTATATGTATGCGTAACACGATAATTCTTTAAGTACGAGCAAATCACGTAgttaaaagcggtaaaggtaaaATGAATGCAGTTTCTAAAcacgtaattaaataatttaagccaagtataaattgttaagcgaccgtgctagaaccacggaattcgggagtgcctaacaccttctcccgggttaacagaattccttacctgaatttctggctcgcggactataatacagagtcaatattttcctcgattcgggattctaaccggtgacttgggacaccataaattatcccaagtggcaactctgaatttaatgtaaataatcccgtttcgattgtcctttaattggaaaaactctcttataccctttatagggtgtaggaaaaaaggaggtgtgacagctctggcgactccgctggggatctaacccagaatctctggttcagggttcaagaatttgagcttagaataattgttatatttggctttatttattatctggtttattcacatgtctgggcttaatgtgctaaatgttattttttaccactttgatattatctgaactgtatatataaattgttatgaaACCCTTTTTCTTtgtgagtcttctgaatttatggagcacacgtgcgcgtggcccacctttctgttagaagtcataccaaatagaacgaagttgggccaagtaactaggccgggtagactttcgtgctcccggtacgttgcccccacttcggctcaagctgtccgcttgggtaagctaggtctagaacagtataccctaggttttacacttagaataactcagcttcatgtcggatccctagtaggaacgtttgtttgcatcatgtgcatttgactttggagactcaacacaggggttgggtctgtctaggataggtatacccgaaatgaaaagaccatcctgatgcatcctacttactacttgtgcattcatttgtttcggatttgcatgttgaccagcttatagggaaaagttagaaaaggaaaatcaatgtgagagccgagaaagaaaattggctgtttttgaaaaaataatttccaaaatatgtTGAAATTCtgtcaaaattttgaaaagaaaaggaaatgttgtgtttcttttaaaagtagttttattattacgaactacgtaagtttgattctcgccagatatgagatacgtaggcaacccacatcgggcccaactatttaaaaaaaatagttaataaatcattaaaaatgtgggtacataaatgtcattgtgttgtcataagtaaggcgatgTCATGCTTGTCCAGAATATGccaaatgtccccaaaagggcgtcagaaggctgtttttgcaagaacagccgcctttggttgtttcaaaaaaaagaaaaaaatttgtcGGTTAGCAAACACAACCTTTAAAGCTTCTTCAtcgaagttttttttttaatgattttttttttcaaaatgagtcttgattttgtttttaaaaaaaaaaaattaaaatcactcCCAGGTACAAAATGAGCATCGTCCAAAACCCACCATTCACAGAtgcagatgagtttctatttcggcttcagatgtggtggcgtgagttaggaggagatggtcagaaatgggtcattaagtatttgggatCTCTCACAGTTATTATGGAAGTTAAACCACGCGATGATTTGATTACggcactagtgactttttgggaccctgttcacaatgtctttcgcttctatgattttgagcttactcccacattagaagaaatagatggatattccggttttgacggagatttgagaaaccagaatcttatattcccaaaggctccctcagtacaccgattctttggtcttccgaatatcagtaatcaaatcagaaaaagcaacgttgtcaaagggtgttgttctttcaacttcctatattcaaggttcggaaagccggatggatttgaaattcatgaaaagagccttactaacaaacaaaacaaggacacctggcagattcaccgtcgcttcgctttcatggtggcttttctaggaatcatggtcttcccaaacaaagagcggacgattgatattcgcatagccagagtcgtacaagtcctcactaccaaagaacatcacactcttgccccgatcattctctcagacatttatcgggcgttgactttgtgtaaatccagggcaaaattcttcgaagggtgcaatattttgttgcaaatgtggttgactgaacatctccgacatcaccccaagttcatgcagtatggtccaagcaaggacaatttcatcgagagttatgaagaaagaataaaagattataaatctccagaaggggtggaagcctggatatcccacttaagatctttaatggcaagtcaaattgagtggactttgggatggctcccggtaagagaggtgatacacatgtcaaccttaaagagttatttgttgttgttgggtttaagaagtgtccagccgtatgcgccacagagagttctaaggcagttagggagataccaagtggtgcctaatgatgaagatttgagtgtgcaagtgattgagctacaccccgaagccactctccctgaggctttaatccagcggatttggaatggttgtcggtacttgaaagatgatacccaagttccagatcctgAGAAAGGTGAGATAAATCTGGGctatgcta
This genomic stretch from Nicotiana sylvestris chromosome 9, ASM39365v2, whole genome shotgun sequence harbors:
- the LOC138877985 gene encoding uncharacterized protein, with translation MSIVQNPPFTDADEFLFRLQMWWRELGGDGQKWVIKYLGSLTVIMEVKPRDDLITALVTFWDPVHNVFRFYDFELTPTLEEIDGYSGFDGDLRNQNLIFPKAPSVHRFFGLPNISNQIRKSNVVKGCCSFNFLYSRFGKPDGFEIHEKSLTNKQNKDTWQIHRRFAFMVAFLGIMVFPNKERTIDIRIARVVQVLTTKEHHTLAPIILSDIYRALTLCKSRAKFFEGCNILLQMWLTEHLRHHPKFMQYGPSKDNFIESYEERIKDYKSPEGVEAWISHLRSLMASQIEWTLGWLPVREVIHMSTLKSYLLLLGLRSVQPYAPQRVLRQLGRYQVVPNDEDLSVQVIELHPEATLPEALIQRIWNGCRYLKDDTQVPDPEKGEINLGYARWFEKRSRVDDAPEPDPRRPIKRPHVQAFDDKIQERLAWGEKEKGYKATIHALEESLRNLYLERDLQAQETEGEKKILFTLALMIWHA